A genomic stretch from Sceloporus undulatus isolate JIND9_A2432 ecotype Alabama chromosome 5, SceUnd_v1.1, whole genome shotgun sequence includes:
- the YARS2 gene encoding tyrosine--tRNA ligase, mitochondrial: MAAPTLRAGQRWLLAATRLPQLHGQRRKGLLASQLERGLFQEVFPPQAAEEGELLRLLEPGGQAPPATVYCGFDPTADSLHVGHLLTVLGLLHFQRAGHDVIAVVGGATARLGDPSGRDKEREPLSEARVREQAAGLREGLQRLFQNHREIFWEARGGARLGRLTLLDNAEWLERAPVLDFLLCLGPHLRMGALLSRQSCKARLGSPEGMALAEFLYPALQAYDFLHLRRQHRCRVQLGGADQMGNIMSGYELVSKVTGEDVFGITVPLITNTAGNKLGKSAGNAVWLNRSRTSPFELYQFFVRQPDNIVKRYLKLFTFLPLPEINHIMEMHAKEPEKWGPQKRLAAEVTKLVHGKEGLESAKRCTRALYYSDIAALETMSDQELQELFNEAPYIELLLEPGTTVLDLCRKANAVADGPRGYRDITSGGVSINHVKVTDPDTILVLGQHILSNGLSLLRIGKRNYYIVKWLQLSHEEQKC; encoded by the exons atggcggcgcccacaCTGCGCGCAGGGCAGCGCTGGCTCTTGGCGGCGACGCGGCTCCCTCAGCTCCACGGCCAGCGCCGGAAAGGCCTCTTGGCCTCCCAGCTGGAGCGGGGCCTCTTCCAGGAGGTGTTCCCGCCTCAGGCGGCTGAGGAGGGGGAGCTGCTCCGCCTCTTGGAGCCCGGCGGCCAAGCGCCACCCGCGACGGTCTACTGCGGCTTCGACCCGACGGCCGACTCGCTCCACGTCGGACACCTCTTAACAGTGCTGGGCTTGCTGCACTTCCAGCGCGCGGGCCATGACGTCATCGCGGTGGTGGGCGGGGCCACGGCGCGGCTGGGGGACCCGAGCGGAAGAGACAAGGAGCGCGAGCCGCTGTCGGAGGCGCGCGTGCGCGAACAGGCGGCGGGGCTGCGCGAGGGGCTGCAGAGGCTCTTCCAGAACCATCGCGAGATCTTCTGGGAGGCAAGGGGCGGGGCCCGCCTGGGCCGTCTGACGCTATTGGACAACGCCGAGTGGCTGGAGCGCGCGCCCGTGCTGGACTTCCTGCTCTGCCTGGGCCCCCATCTGCGCATGGGCGCCTTGCTCTCCCGGCAGAGCTGCAAGGCCCGCCTCGGCAGCCCCGAAGGCATGGCCCTGGCCGAGTTCCTCTACCCGGCCCTCCAAGCCTACGACTTCCTCCACCTCCGGAGGCAGCACCGCTGCCGGGTCCAGCTGGGAGGGGCAGACCAGATGGGGAACATCATGTCCGGATACGAGCTGGTCTCCAA GGTCACAGGCGAAGACGTCTTCGGAATAACCGTGCCTCTTATTACCAACACTGCTGGGAATAAACTGGGGAAGTCTGCTGGGAATGCGGTTTGGCTGAACAGAAGCAGGACCTCTCCTTTTGAACTGTACCAGTTCTTTGTTAGGCAGCCAGATAACATTGTAAAAAG GTATCTGAAGCTTTtcactttccttcctcttccgGAAATCAATCACATTATGGAAATGCATGCTAAAGAGCCTGAGAAATGGGGACCACAGAAAAGACTTGCTGCGGAAGTAACTAAGCTTGTTCATGGCAAGGAAGGTCTGGAATCTGCTAAGAG ATGTACAAGGGCCCTTTATTACAGTGATATAGCTGCACTGGAGACTATGTCTGACCAAGAGCTACAGGAACTCTTCAATGAAGCACCATATATTGAGCTGCTGCTTGAACCTGGAACAACGGTACTTGATTTATGTCGGAAAGCTAATGCTGTTGCAGATGGACCGAGAGG GTATCGTGACATAACAAGTGGTGGAGTTTCTATAAACCATGTTAAAGTTACTGATCCTGATACTATTCTTGTTCTTGGACAACATATACTGAGTAATGGTTTGTCACTCCTTcggattggaaagagaaattacTACATTGTGAAATGGCTTCAGTTGTCACATGAAGaacaaaaatgttaa